The following are from one region of the Paenibacillus protaetiae genome:
- a CDS encoding HAD-IIB family hydrolase, translating into MKFVFDLDGTICFQGKPLSEPVTDILDKLREDGHEVIFASARPIRDLLPVLPVHMHQAPMVGGNGGFVYKDGRHIASHRLEAAAADRIIHLIKQYEADYLVDSLWNYAYSGNSEHPIRKNLDPENRAKNVCIDDLEEIVKVVILNSLDQQRLMSELEKLPVKMYKHGSEEIIDISPEGVNKWSGLQLLGLQPGEYIAFGNDANDIPMFQQAARSICVGNHAELMEYASEHVESEESKIIQKLNEMIAEFRNEIKEGSLNRT; encoded by the coding sequence ATGAAATTCGTATTTGACTTGGATGGAACGATTTGCTTTCAAGGGAAGCCTTTAAGCGAACCCGTCACAGATATACTAGATAAACTGAGAGAAGATGGTCATGAAGTCATTTTCGCTTCCGCCAGACCTATTCGTGATCTATTACCCGTATTGCCGGTACATATGCATCAAGCGCCAATGGTCGGGGGAAATGGCGGCTTCGTATATAAGGACGGCCGTCATATTGCTTCCCATCGCTTGGAAGCTGCTGCAGCGGACCGTATTATTCATTTAATAAAGCAATATGAAGCCGATTATTTGGTCGATAGCTTATGGAATTATGCTTACTCCGGCAATTCGGAGCATCCCATTCGAAAAAATTTAGATCCGGAAAATCGAGCTAAAAATGTTTGTATTGACGATTTAGAAGAGATAGTTAAAGTCGTTATCTTGAACAGCCTGGATCAACAACGTCTCATGAGTGAATTAGAGAAGCTTCCAGTCAAAATGTACAAGCATGGCTCAGAAGAAATCATTGATATAAGTCCTGAAGGGGTTAATAAATGGAGCGGCCTTCAGTTGCTTGGCCTTCAGCCTGGCGAGTACATCGCCTTTGGCAATGATGCTAATGATATACCCATGTTTCAACAAGCGGCACGCTCGATATGTGTCGGTAATCACGCAGAACTCATGGAATATGCAAGTGAACATGTAGAGAGCGAGGAGTCCAAGATCATCCAAAAATTAAACGAGATGATAGCTGAGTTTAGAAATGAGATAAAAGAGGGCTCTCTTAATCGAACTTAA
- a CDS encoding Crp/Fnr family transcriptional regulator, whose translation MKVSFENDQIESYCNQFQLERMFSDIDSIPLQLRTYEKNELILQEGDDLDGIYLQVKGQTKVTTSVETGKSLLLRFCYPFSIFGDIEIIQKVPIQSQVKALADTCFIFIDKQTVEKSLLNDCRFLNELLHHLSYKLQTCTSASRINLLASVEERFAIYLLTTRQSNDFGREIQSQNIPEIASVIGTTPRHLNRLIQKLSVSGTLSKKRSSFIVLDWNELDRLSNGLRYY comes from the coding sequence ATGAAAGTTTCTTTTGAAAATGATCAGATCGAATCCTATTGTAACCAATTCCAGTTAGAACGAATGTTTTCGGATATTGATTCAATTCCGCTTCAACTTCGCACTTATGAGAAAAACGAGCTGATTTTACAGGAAGGAGATGACCTGGACGGCATTTACTTGCAAGTAAAGGGTCAGACAAAAGTAACAACAAGCGTAGAGACAGGAAAATCGTTGCTGCTCCGCTTCTGTTATCCTTTCTCCATATTTGGTGATATCGAAATTATTCAAAAAGTGCCTATTCAATCGCAAGTTAAAGCTTTAGCCGACACTTGCTTCATTTTCATCGATAAGCAGACGGTTGAAAAGAGTTTACTTAACGATTGTCGATTCTTAAATGAGTTATTGCATCATCTATCCTATAAGCTCCAAACATGTACATCTGCTTCTAGGATCAACCTGCTCGCTTCTGTCGAAGAAAGATTTGCAATTTATCTTTTAACGACGCGTCAATCTAATGACTTCGGCAGAGAAATTCAATCACAGAATATCCCGGAGATCGCATCTGTAATTGGCACTACCCCAAGGCATCTTAACCGGCTTATCCAAAAATTATCTGTTTCTGGGACCCTGTCGAAAAAACGCAGCAGTTTTATTGTTCTTGATTGGAACGAATTAGATCGGCTGTCCAACGGTTTGCGTTATTACTAA